In Anoplopoma fimbria isolate UVic2021 breed Golden Eagle Sablefish chromosome 12, Afim_UVic_2022, whole genome shotgun sequence, one DNA window encodes the following:
- the LOC129099648 gene encoding solute carrier family 2, facilitated glucose transporter member 5-like isoform X3 gives MQQFYNTTYMERYGRPMEGNFLTLLWSLSVSMYPLGGFFGSLMVAPLVNKLGRKGTLLFNNIFSIVPAIMMGVSEIAKSYEIIIVARFIVGICAGLSSNVVPMYLGELAPKNLRGALGIIPQLFITIGILSAQVLGIRHILGNSTGWTLMLGLTGIPALVELLLLPFFPESPRYMLIQRRDEKTAKKALQRLRGSEDVDAELSEMRLEDQSERAEGHLSVLSLLSQRSLRWQLVSIIVMNMGQQLSGVNAIYYYADSIYATAGVNQNDIQYVTVGTGAVNVFMTIAAVFIVEAWGRRLLLLCGFGICCVACVLLTVALNFQESVTWMPYISITCVIIYVIGHAIGPSPIPYVVTTEMFRQSARPAAFMVAGSVHWLSNFTVGLAFPFLERGLGSYSFIIFSFICLVTLIYIWLVVPETKNKTFLEICQMFAKRNRVEIKLGDGDLPLKESKESLEEVAKVTAF, from the exons ATGCAGCAGTTCTATAACACCACCTACATGGAGCGTTACGGCAGGCCGATGGAGGGGAACTTCCTAACTCTGCTGtggtctctctctgtgtccatgTACCCGCTAGGAGGCTTCTTTGGCTCCCTGATGGTGGCCCCTCTGGTCAACAAACTAGGGAG GAAGGGCACCCTCCTCTTCAACAACATATTTTCCATCGTACCTGCTATAATGATGGGAGTCAGTGAGATCGCCAAGTCCTATGAGATCATCATCGTGGCTAGGTTTATAGTGGGCATCTGTGCAG GTCTGTCATCCAACGTGGTTCCCATGTATCTGGGAGAACTGGCTCCCAAAAACCTGAGGGGAGCCCTTGGTATCATCCCACAGCTCTTCATCACTATTGGCATCCTCAGTGCACAAGTGCTGGGCATCAGACACATACTGGGCAACAGCACAG GTTGGACCCTCATGCTGGGTTTGACCGGTATCCCCGCCCTGgtagagctgctgctgctgcccttcTTCCCAGAGAGCCCCAGGTACATGCTCATCCAGAGAAGGGATGAGAAGACAGCGAAGAAAGCGCTGCAGCGTCTGCGTGGCAGCGAAGACGTGGACGCAGAGCTTTCAGAGATGCGTCTGGAGGACCAGTCGGAGAGGGCCGAGGGACACTTGTCTGTCCTCAGCCTGCTTTCACAGCGCTCCCTTCGCTGGCAGCTGGTCTCTATCATCGTCATGAACATGGGCCAACAGCTGTCGGGGGTCAACGCG ATCTACTACTATGCAGATAGCATATATGCCACTGCAGGAGTCAACCAGAATGATATCCAGTATGTCACCGTGGGAACAGGTGCAGTGAATGTCTTCATGACCATAGCTGCT GTCTTCATCGTGGAGGCCTGGGGACGacggctgctcctcctctgtgggTTTGGGATCTGCTGTGTGGCCTGTGTGCTGCTCACTGTCGCACTCAACTTCCAG GAGAGCGTGACGTGGATGCCCTACATCAGCATCACCTGTGTCATCATCTACGTCATAGGACACGCCATAGGACCCA GTCCCATTCCTTATGTGGTGACCACTGAGATGTTCAGGCAGTCGGCCAGGCCCGCTGCCTTCATGGTCGCAGGCTCCGTCCACTGGCTCTCCAACTTCACTGTTGGCCTCGCCTTCCCCTTCCTAGAG AGAGGTCTGGGCTCTTACAGCTTTATCATTTTCTCCTTCATCTGTCTGGTCACGCTGATCTACATCTGGCTGGTGGTCCCGGAGACCAAGAACAAAACCTTCCTGGAGATATGCCAGATGTTCGCCAAGAGGAACAGAGTCGAGATCAAACTGGGTGATGGGGATCTGCCGCTGAAAGAGAGCAAAGAAAGCCTGGAGGAAGTAGCGAAGGTCACGGCCTTCTGA
- the LOC129099648 gene encoding solute carrier family 2, facilitated glucose transporter member 5-like isoform X1, whose product MGANGVLSSESTFLTMCSKNAMTSHCQRYCFTALPFPRNVEHCVVILYQHLSCNPACGWVINTESPNTTMAENGESGKPVERRGRLTVVLVLATLVSAFGSSFQYGYNVAVINSPSPFMQQFYNTTYMERYGRPMEGNFLTLLWSLSVSMYPLGGFFGSLMVAPLVNKLGRKGTLLFNNIFSIVPAIMMGVSEIAKSYEIIIVARFIVGICAGLSSNVVPMYLGELAPKNLRGALGIIPQLFITIGILSAQVLGIRHILGNSTGWTLMLGLTGIPALVELLLLPFFPESPRYMLIQRRDEKTAKKALQRLRGSEDVDAELSEMRLEDQSERAEGHLSVLSLLSQRSLRWQLVSIIVMNMGQQLSGVNAIYYYADSIYATAGVNQNDIQYVTVGTGAVNVFMTIAAVFIVEAWGRRLLLLCGFGICCVACVLLTVALNFQESVTWMPYISITCVIIYVIGHAIGPSPIPYVVTTEMFRQSARPAAFMVAGSVHWLSNFTVGLAFPFLERGLGSYSFIIFSFICLVTLIYIWLVVPETKNKTFLEICQMFAKRNRVEIKLGDGDLPLKESKESLEEVAKVTAF is encoded by the exons atgggagccaacggggttttatcctcagaatccacttttctcacgat gtgttcaaaaaatgcgatgacgtcacactgtcagaggtactgctttacggcacTTCCTTTTCCCCGCAACGTGGAg CATTGTGTCGTCATTCTGTATCAACATCTTTCCTGTAATCCAGCCTGTGGGTGGGTAATCAATACAG AGAGCCCAAACACAACCATGGCGGAAAATGGGGAGTCTGGAAAGcctgtggagaggagaggg AGATTAACTGTGGTGCTGGTGTTGGCAACGCTGGTATCTGCATTTGGTTCATCATTCCAGTATGGTTATAATGTGGCTGTGATCAACTCTCCATCACCG TTCATGCAGCAGTTCTATAACACCACCTACATGGAGCGTTACGGCAGGCCGATGGAGGGGAACTTCCTAACTCTGCTGtggtctctctctgtgtccatgTACCCGCTAGGAGGCTTCTTTGGCTCCCTGATGGTGGCCCCTCTGGTCAACAAACTAGGGAG GAAGGGCACCCTCCTCTTCAACAACATATTTTCCATCGTACCTGCTATAATGATGGGAGTCAGTGAGATCGCCAAGTCCTATGAGATCATCATCGTGGCTAGGTTTATAGTGGGCATCTGTGCAG GTCTGTCATCCAACGTGGTTCCCATGTATCTGGGAGAACTGGCTCCCAAAAACCTGAGGGGAGCCCTTGGTATCATCCCACAGCTCTTCATCACTATTGGCATCCTCAGTGCACAAGTGCTGGGCATCAGACACATACTGGGCAACAGCACAG GTTGGACCCTCATGCTGGGTTTGACCGGTATCCCCGCCCTGgtagagctgctgctgctgcccttcTTCCCAGAGAGCCCCAGGTACATGCTCATCCAGAGAAGGGATGAGAAGACAGCGAAGAAAGCGCTGCAGCGTCTGCGTGGCAGCGAAGACGTGGACGCAGAGCTTTCAGAGATGCGTCTGGAGGACCAGTCGGAGAGGGCCGAGGGACACTTGTCTGTCCTCAGCCTGCTTTCACAGCGCTCCCTTCGCTGGCAGCTGGTCTCTATCATCGTCATGAACATGGGCCAACAGCTGTCGGGGGTCAACGCG ATCTACTACTATGCAGATAGCATATATGCCACTGCAGGAGTCAACCAGAATGATATCCAGTATGTCACCGTGGGAACAGGTGCAGTGAATGTCTTCATGACCATAGCTGCT GTCTTCATCGTGGAGGCCTGGGGACGacggctgctcctcctctgtgggTTTGGGATCTGCTGTGTGGCCTGTGTGCTGCTCACTGTCGCACTCAACTTCCAG GAGAGCGTGACGTGGATGCCCTACATCAGCATCACCTGTGTCATCATCTACGTCATAGGACACGCCATAGGACCCA GTCCCATTCCTTATGTGGTGACCACTGAGATGTTCAGGCAGTCGGCCAGGCCCGCTGCCTTCATGGTCGCAGGCTCCGTCCACTGGCTCTCCAACTTCACTGTTGGCCTCGCCTTCCCCTTCCTAGAG AGAGGTCTGGGCTCTTACAGCTTTATCATTTTCTCCTTCATCTGTCTGGTCACGCTGATCTACATCTGGCTGGTGGTCCCGGAGACCAAGAACAAAACCTTCCTGGAGATATGCCAGATGTTCGCCAAGAGGAACAGAGTCGAGATCAAACTGGGTGATGGGGATCTGCCGCTGAAAGAGAGCAAAGAAAGCCTGGAGGAAGTAGCGAAGGTCACGGCCTTCTGA
- the LOC129099648 gene encoding solute carrier family 2, facilitated glucose transporter member 5-like isoform X2 → MAENGESGKPVERRGRLTVVLVLATLVSAFGSSFQYGYNVAVINSPSPFMQQFYNTTYMERYGRPMEGNFLTLLWSLSVSMYPLGGFFGSLMVAPLVNKLGRKGTLLFNNIFSIVPAIMMGVSEIAKSYEIIIVARFIVGICAGLSSNVVPMYLGELAPKNLRGALGIIPQLFITIGILSAQVLGIRHILGNSTGWTLMLGLTGIPALVELLLLPFFPESPRYMLIQRRDEKTAKKALQRLRGSEDVDAELSEMRLEDQSERAEGHLSVLSLLSQRSLRWQLVSIIVMNMGQQLSGVNAIYYYADSIYATAGVNQNDIQYVTVGTGAVNVFMTIAAVFIVEAWGRRLLLLCGFGICCVACVLLTVALNFQESVTWMPYISITCVIIYVIGHAIGPSPIPYVVTTEMFRQSARPAAFMVAGSVHWLSNFTVGLAFPFLERGLGSYSFIIFSFICLVTLIYIWLVVPETKNKTFLEICQMFAKRNRVEIKLGDGDLPLKESKESLEEVAKVTAF, encoded by the exons ATGGCGGAAAATGGGGAGTCTGGAAAGcctgtggagaggagaggg AGATTAACTGTGGTGCTGGTGTTGGCAACGCTGGTATCTGCATTTGGTTCATCATTCCAGTATGGTTATAATGTGGCTGTGATCAACTCTCCATCACCG TTCATGCAGCAGTTCTATAACACCACCTACATGGAGCGTTACGGCAGGCCGATGGAGGGGAACTTCCTAACTCTGCTGtggtctctctctgtgtccatgTACCCGCTAGGAGGCTTCTTTGGCTCCCTGATGGTGGCCCCTCTGGTCAACAAACTAGGGAG GAAGGGCACCCTCCTCTTCAACAACATATTTTCCATCGTACCTGCTATAATGATGGGAGTCAGTGAGATCGCCAAGTCCTATGAGATCATCATCGTGGCTAGGTTTATAGTGGGCATCTGTGCAG GTCTGTCATCCAACGTGGTTCCCATGTATCTGGGAGAACTGGCTCCCAAAAACCTGAGGGGAGCCCTTGGTATCATCCCACAGCTCTTCATCACTATTGGCATCCTCAGTGCACAAGTGCTGGGCATCAGACACATACTGGGCAACAGCACAG GTTGGACCCTCATGCTGGGTTTGACCGGTATCCCCGCCCTGgtagagctgctgctgctgcccttcTTCCCAGAGAGCCCCAGGTACATGCTCATCCAGAGAAGGGATGAGAAGACAGCGAAGAAAGCGCTGCAGCGTCTGCGTGGCAGCGAAGACGTGGACGCAGAGCTTTCAGAGATGCGTCTGGAGGACCAGTCGGAGAGGGCCGAGGGACACTTGTCTGTCCTCAGCCTGCTTTCACAGCGCTCCCTTCGCTGGCAGCTGGTCTCTATCATCGTCATGAACATGGGCCAACAGCTGTCGGGGGTCAACGCG ATCTACTACTATGCAGATAGCATATATGCCACTGCAGGAGTCAACCAGAATGATATCCAGTATGTCACCGTGGGAACAGGTGCAGTGAATGTCTTCATGACCATAGCTGCT GTCTTCATCGTGGAGGCCTGGGGACGacggctgctcctcctctgtgggTTTGGGATCTGCTGTGTGGCCTGTGTGCTGCTCACTGTCGCACTCAACTTCCAG GAGAGCGTGACGTGGATGCCCTACATCAGCATCACCTGTGTCATCATCTACGTCATAGGACACGCCATAGGACCCA GTCCCATTCCTTATGTGGTGACCACTGAGATGTTCAGGCAGTCGGCCAGGCCCGCTGCCTTCATGGTCGCAGGCTCCGTCCACTGGCTCTCCAACTTCACTGTTGGCCTCGCCTTCCCCTTCCTAGAG AGAGGTCTGGGCTCTTACAGCTTTATCATTTTCTCCTTCATCTGTCTGGTCACGCTGATCTACATCTGGCTGGTGGTCCCGGAGACCAAGAACAAAACCTTCCTGGAGATATGCCAGATGTTCGCCAAGAGGAACAGAGTCGAGATCAAACTGGGTGATGGGGATCTGCCGCTGAAAGAGAGCAAAGAAAGCCTGGAGGAAGTAGCGAAGGTCACGGCCTTCTGA
- the gpr157 gene encoding G-protein coupled receptor 157, whose translation MADGNHTVVYLSEQVIVLCSCALSFLGSSLIILTYIFWSDLRTTPRRLLVFLSVADWLSAVSYAFGVWRVFRTDSLDCVAQGAISTFANTSSFFWTMAIAVYLYVFIVRSSQRAADSLVLFFHLVSWGVPLAITVAAVSLNKIGYDASEVSVGWCWVRIHTPDRVLWMLLTGKIWEFLAYLTLPVLYILIKRHIHIAHAALSEYRPILANRPPSNSFSSMADMKLTLIPIIFIALRIWSTVRFILLLADSPARQNPVLVTLHGIGNTSQGAANCIMFVLLTRPIRTRLCAALCCCSKSREDEQHSHGAPHRLLPGRDTSTQREEDSTSRVGTDR comes from the exons ATGGCAGATGGGAATCACACAGTTGTGTACTTGTCTGAGCAGGTGATCGTCCTGTGTTCATGCGCGCTCTCGTTCCTGGGCTCCTCGCTGATCATCCTCACCTACATCTTCTGGTCGGACTTGAGGACGACTCCGAGGAGGCTGCTGGTCTTCCTCTCGGTGGCCGACTGGCTGTCCGCCGTCTCCTACGCCTTCGGGGTCTGGAGGGTTTTCCGCACCGACTCGCTGGACTGCGTTGCTCAAGGAGCCATATCCACGTTCGCCAACACCAGCTCTTTCTTCTGGACCATGGCCATCGCGGTCTACCTGTACGTGTTCATCGTGAGGTCCAGCCAGAGAGCGGCCGACAGCTTGGTGTTGTTTTTCCACCTTGTCAG CTGGGGTGTCCCTCTGGCCATCACTGTTGCGGCCGTGAGCCTGAACAAGATTGGCTACGATGCGTCGGAGGTGTCGGTGGGCTGGTGTTGGGTCAGGATCCACACTCCTGACCGGGTCCTGTGGATGCTGCTGACTGGAAAGATCTGGGAGTTCTTGGCTTACCTCACCCTGCCTGTCCTCTACATCCTGATCAAGAGGCACATCCACATAGCG CATGCTGCGCTGTCTGAGTACCGCCCCATCCTGGCCAACAGGCCTCCTTCCAACTCCTTCTCCTCCATGGCTGATATGAAGCTAACACTCATCCCCATCATCTTCATCGCCTTGCGCATTTGGAGCACAGTGCGCTTCATACTGCTGCTCGCTGACTCTCCAGCCAGACAGAACCCAGTGCTGGTCACTCTACAT GGAATTGGCAACACCTCGCAGGGAGCAGCCAACTGCATCATGTTCGTACTGCTTACTCGGCCGATCCGCACTCGCCTCTGCGCCgcgctctgctgctgctccaagAGTCGAGAAGACGAGCAGCACTCGCATGGCGCCCCTCACAGGCTGCTGCCAGGACGGGACACCTCCAcccagagggaggaggacagcaCCAGTCGAGTCGGGACTGATCGATGA